Within the Bacillus sp. FSL K6-3431 genome, the region ATCCAATGGTTACCTATTTACTACCACTCCTTATAGGATTTACTGGCGGTAAGATTATATATGACCAGCGCGGAGGCGTAGTAGGTGCGATTGCAACAATGGGAGTCATTGTAGGATCAGATATTCCAATGTTCCTTGGAGCGATGATGATGGGACCGCTCGGAGGATATGTGATTAAAAAGTTTGATCAGCTGATTGAAGGAAAAGTTAAAGCTGGTTTTGAAATGCTTGTGAATAACTTCTCGGCAGGAATACTTGGTGGTTTGCTAACTATCCTATCCTTTTTAGGGGTAGGCCCAGCCGTTGATGTATTTTCGGGCTGGCTTATGTCCGGTGTTGATTGGCTAGTTGGACTAGGGCTATTGCCTTTGACAAGTATTTTAATCGAACCTGGAAAAATACTGTTTTTAAATAATGCAATCAATCATGGAATCCTTACGCCAATAGGATTAGAGCAGGTAAAACAGACTGGTCAATCCGTTCTGTTAATGCTTGAAGCAAATCCAGGTCCTGGTCTTGGTGTCTTGCTTGCTTTTAGTATTTTTGGAAAAGGAACTGCTAAAAGATCGGCACCAGGAGCTGCGATTATTCAATTTTTGGGAGGAATTCATGAAATTTACTTCCCTTATATACTTATGCGTCCGATGTTGTTCTTTGCGGTTATCCTAGGTGGGGTTAGTGGTGTATTTACACTCGTTCTTTTAGGCGGAGGTTTATTTGCTCCCGCTTCCCCGGGAAGTATCCTAGCCATTGCTGCGGTAACTCCGCATCAGCCAAGCGCATTTATTGCTAACTTTGCAGGTATACTTGTAGCTGCAGCTGTTTCTTTTGTCGTTTCAGCTTTCGTTTTAAAAACAGGAAAGCAAGAAGGGGAAGATATTGAAGAGGCAGCAAGAAAAATGCAAGAAATGAAAGGGAAGAAAAGCTCTGTAGCAGGTGCATTCACTGCAAATGCAGGAGATATGCCTGCTGATGTAAATAAAATTTATTTTGCTTGTGATGCCGGAATGGGATCAAGTGCGATGGGAGCTTCTCTTCTTCGGAAAAAAGTGAAAGAAGCGGGGTTGAACATTGCTGTAACAAATACAGCGATCAGTAATCTTCCTTCCGACGCTCAAATAGTGATTACCCAGGATGAATT harbors:
- a CDS encoding PTS mannitol transporter subunit IICBA; this translates as MAQSNIKVAVQKFGNFLSSMVMPNISAFIAWGLITALFIPTGFIPSENLAKMVDPMVTYLLPLLIGFTGGKIIYDQRGGVVGAIATMGVIVGSDIPMFLGAMMMGPLGGYVIKKFDQLIEGKVKAGFEMLVNNFSAGILGGLLTILSFLGVGPAVDVFSGWLMSGVDWLVGLGLLPLTSILIEPGKILFLNNAINHGILTPIGLEQVKQTGQSVLLMLEANPGPGLGVLLAFSIFGKGTAKRSAPGAAIIQFLGGIHEIYFPYILMRPMLFFAVILGGVSGVFTLVLLGGGLFAPASPGSILAIAAVTPHQPSAFIANFAGILVAAAVSFVVSAFVLKTGKQEGEDIEEAARKMQEMKGKKSSVAGAFTANAGDMPADVNKIYFACDAGMGSSAMGASLLRKKVKEAGLNIAVTNTAISNLPSDAQIVITQDELTPRAQNKVPKAYHVSVDNFLSSPEYDKLIDQLQNPANEELDEIVEDAEENVSNANNDDLLLEENVFINQAFDNKEDAIRFAGRALVKAGYVEESYIEAMIARDEMTSTYMGNDVAIPHGTEEAKQAVLKSGFTVLQVPNGVDFDGHKVRLIFGIAGKDGTHLEILSGIAVTCSDMDNIEKMVEAKTAREIMDMINIENK